Proteins co-encoded in one Brassica oleracea var. oleracea cultivar TO1000 chromosome C4, BOL, whole genome shotgun sequence genomic window:
- the LOC106341393 gene encoding putative B3 domain-containing protein At4g03170, giving the protein MASSTQDEEALHCKEEDALGEEPELIDLNIEAKHEDDEKIVASESSATSEQEVKDANQEDESRGGVIMMVPSSTARSLTQEEEEAREKDARASATLVSMYYEVPPKDPSVLEIHDHREDDSEQTMRFLTRWKAPKIPPKKIIHDRLVEQCSRPVQKQLTTSDVKERRLSLPRNKFQKLLDESEATRGRKETRVSVYGPEGEVHEMWLGDDDEEERSSSFELVIGWRKFIVDYELKECCDFITVWMFRHRDTQRICLAVDATRFVFRLQVSKRISEAAFEDSD; this is encoded by the coding sequence ATGGCGTCTTCAACGCAAGACGAAGAAGCCCTCCACTGCAAGGAAGAAGACGCACTCGGCGAAGAACCGGAGCTTATTGACCTGAACATAGAAGCCAAACACGAAGACGATGAGAAGATCGTGGCCTCTGAGTCATCAGCGACAAGCGAACAAGAAGTGAAAGATGCTAATCAAGAAGACGAAAGCAGAGGAGGAGTGATCATGATGGTACCTTCTTCAACAGCAAGAAGCTTAACTCAAGAAGAGGAAGAGGCAAGGGAAAAGGATGCTCGCGCCTCAGCAACCCTCGTGTCTATGTACTACGAAGTCCCACCTAAGGATCCATCTGTCCTCGAAATACACGATCACCGGGAAGATGACTCAGAACAAACCATGAGGTTTCTCACCCGATGGAAAGCTCCGAAGATTCCACCGAAGAAGATCATTCACGACAGGTTGGTCGAGCAATGCAGCAGACCGGTCCAAAAGCAGCTGACGACGAGCGACGTGAAAGAGAGGCGGCTGTCTTTACCGAGGAACAAGTTTCAGAAGCTTCTTGATGAGTCAGAGGCAACGCGCGGGAGAAAGGAGACTAGGGTTTCGGTTTACGGACCAGAAGGGGAGGTTCATGAGATGTGGCTTGGTGATGATGATGAGGAGGAGAGGTCTTCTTCGTTTGAGTTGGTGATCGGGTGGAGGAAGTTCATCGTGGATTATGAGCTCAAGGAGTGTTGCGACTTCATCACGGTGTGGATGTTTAGGCACAGAGACACGCAACGGATTTGCTTAGCTGTTGATGCCACACGTTTTGTGTTCAGGTTACAGGTTAGTAAGAGGATCTCTGAGGCTGCTTTCGAGGATTCTGATTAG
- the LOC106337902 gene encoding putative B3 domain-containing protein At4g03160, translating into MASSTQDEEAHHSKEEPELIDLNKEAKHEDDDKIVASESETREAKKQKVEQEVKDANQEEQSRGGTMMVPSTTTTPTSLTQEEAKAKEEEEEDDSEQTLRFLSRWKAPETPPEKIIYPSLVEQCSRPIQKQLTTSDVKQNKLSQSGLSLPNSQVRKKFQQLLEESGENERRFSVYGPDGKVHEIWLGKERKSSFGLTIGWWRFVVEYWLKEWCNFVTVWMFRHRDTQRICLAIDVTKFAFRKQVSKRISEATFEDSD; encoded by the coding sequence ATGGCGTCTTCAACGCAAGACGAAGAAGCTCACCACAGCAAGGAAGAACCGGAGCTTATTGACCTGAACAAAGAAGCCAAACACGAAGACGATGACAAGATCGTGGCCTCAGAGTCAGAGACAAGGGAAGCAAAGAAACAGAAAGTGGAACAAGAAGTCAAAGATGCTAATCAAGAAGAACAAAGCAGAGGAGGGACGATGATGGTGCCTTCAACGACGACAACACCAACAAGCTTAACTCAAGAAGAAGCAAAGGCAAAGGAAGAGGAAGAGGAAGACGACTCAGAACAAACCTTGAGGTTTCTAAGCCGATGGAAAGCTCCGGAGACTCCACCTGAAAAGATCATTTACCCCAGCCTAGTCGAGCAATGCAGCAGACCGATCCAAAAGCAACTAACCACAAGCGACGTGAAACAGAACAAGCTGTCTCAGTCTGGGCTGTCTTTACCGAACTCGCAAGTGAGGAAGAAGTTTCAGCAGCTTCTCGAAGAATCAGGGGAAAACGAGAGAAGGTTTTCGGTATACGGACCAGACGGGAAGGTTCATGAGATTTGGCTTGGTAAGGAGAGGAAGTCGTCGTTTGGTTTGACGATAGGGTGGTGGAGGTTCGTGGTAGAGTATTGGCTCAAGGAGTGGTGTAACTTCGTCACGGTTTGGATGTTTAGGCACAGAGACACTCAGCGGATTTGCTTAGCTATTGATGTCACAAAGTTTGCGTTCAGGAAACAGGTTAGTAAGAGGATCTCTGAAGCTACTTTCGAGGATTCTGATTAG
- the LOC106342574 gene encoding probable methyltransferase PMT11 has protein sequence MKPFATNRDLLKTPALIKISAVILATAAFFYLGKHLSDDGYKQLVFFSSSENSIPEVSISPNSNKTFNLSSIIPPNHTDIETTQPIPSPLTVTVTEANPPPIPSPPIPSPPPPATIRTFGVLDANGVMSDDFEVGEVEEDEAIEEESGNKTEIVQLRNDGVSKPRVRVKKFAVCRESMREYIPCLDNADAIKKLRSTERGEKFERHCPVKGRGLNCLVPPPKGYRQPIPWPRSRDEVWFSNVPHTRLVEDKGGQNWISRDPRDKNKFKFPGGGTQFIHGADEYLDQISKMVSVITFGKRIRVALDVGCGVASFGAYLLSRNVLTMSVAPKDVHENQIQFALERGVPAMAAAFATRRLLYPSQAFDLIHCSRCRINWTRDDGILLLEINRMLRAGGFFAWAAQPVYKHEAALEEQWTEMLNLTTSLCWKLVKKEGYIAIWQKPLNNNCYLSREAGTKPPLCDESDDPDNVWYTNLKPCISRIPENGSGGSVPSWPARLHTPPDRLQTITFDSYIARKELFKAESRFWNEIVGGYIRALKWRKMKLRNVLDMRAGFGGFAAALNDHKLDCWVLSVVPISGPNTLPVIYDRGLLGVMHDWCEPFDSYPRTYDFLHASGLFSVERKRCEMSTILLEMDRILRPGGRAYIRETIDVMDEIQEITKAMGWRTSLRDTSEGPHSSYRILTCEKRLPRA, from the exons ATGAAACCCTTCGCGACCAATCGCGATCTCCTCAAAACCCCCGCGCTCATCAAGATCTCCGCCGTTATTCTCGCCACCGCCGCCTTCTTCTACTTGGGCAAGCATTTATCCGACGACGGCTACAAGCAGCTCGTCTTCTTCTCCTCCTCGGAAAACTCGATCCCGGAAGTCTCAATCTCCCCCAACAGCAACAAAACCTTCAATCTATCCTCGATCATCCCTCCCAATCACACCGATATCGAAACAACACAGCCGATTCCCTCGCCATTGACGGTGACGGTGACGGAAGCTAATCCTCCTCCGATTCCGTCTCCGCCGATTCCGTCTCCGCCTCCGCCTGCTACGATCCGGACCTTCGGGGTACTCGATGCGAACGGCGTGATGTCCGACGATTTCGAGGTAGGTGAGGTCGAGGAGGACGAAGCTATCGAAGAAGAGTCGGGGAACAAGACGGAGATCGTGCAGTTGAGAAACGACGGCGTATCGAAACCTAGGGTTAGGGTTAAGAAGTTCGCGGTGTGTCGCGAGAGTATGAGAGAGTATATACCTTGTTTGGATAACGCTGATGCGATTAAGAAGCTTAGATCGACGGAGCGTGGAGAGAAGTTCGAGCGTCATTGCCCTGTGAAAGGCAGAGGGTTGAATTGCTTAGTGCCGCCTCCTAAAGGTTATCGTCAGCCTATTCCATGGCCTAGAAGCCGTGACGAG GTGTGGTTCAGCAATGTTCCTCATACTCGGCTTGTTGAAGATAAAGGTGGACAAAACTGGATTTCACGAGATCCACGAGACAAGAACAAGTTTAAGTTTCCTGGTGGCGGCACACAGTTTATTCACGGAGCTGACGAGTACTTGGACCAGATCTCTAAG ATGGTTTCTGTTATCACGTTTGGCAAGCGTATTCGGGTTGCGTTGGATGTTGGTTGTGGTGTGGCGAGTTTTGGCGCTTACCTATTGTCACGCAATGTTTTGACGATGTCTGTTGCGCCAAAAGATGTCCACGAGAACCAGATTCAGTTTGCTCTTGAGCGTGGTGTGCCTGCTATGGCGGCAGCATTTGCTACTAGGCGTTTGTTATATCCAAGCCAAGCGTTTGATCTTATTCATTGTTCTAGGTGTAGGATTAACTGGACTCGTGATG ATGGGATTTTGCTCCTTGAGATCAATAGAATGCTGCGGGCTGGAGGGTTTTTTGCTTGGGCTGCACAACCTGTTTACAAGCATGAGGCGGCTTTGGAAGAACAGTGGACAG AAATGCTGAATCTCACGACTAGCCTTTGCTGGAAACTAGTAAAGAAGGAAGGATACATTGCAATCTGGCAGAAACCCCTTAACAACAATTGTTATTTGAGCCGTGAGGCTGGAACCAAACCTCCTCTTTGCGATGAATCTGATGACCCCGATAATGTTTG GTACACAAACCTGAAACCTTGTATCAGTCGCATACCTGAGAATGGATCTGGAGGCAGTGTTCCTTCATGGCCTGCCCGTCTCCACACTCCACCCGATAGGCTACAGACCATAACATTTGATTCCTACATTGCTAGGAAAGAACTATTCAAGGCAGAGTCAAGATTCTGGAATGAAATAGTTGGGGGTTATATCCGTGCCTTAAAGTGGAGAAAGATGAAACTAAGAAACGTTTTGGACATGAGAGCAGGCTTTGGCGG ATTTGCAGCTGCACTAAATGATCATAAACTCGATTGCTGGGTTCTCAGTGTAGTTCCTATCAGCGGGCCTAACACATTGCCCGTCATTTATGATCGTGGGCTATTAGGAGTAATGCACGATTG GTGTGAACCATTTGATTCATACCCGAGGACATATGACTTCTTACATGCCTCAGGACTCTTCTCAGTCGAAAGAAAAAG ATGCGAGATGTCAACCATCTTGTTAGAGATGGACCGGATATTGAGACCGGGAGGGAGAGCATACATTAGGGAGACAATAGATGTAATGGATGAAATTCAAGAGATCACAAAGGCAATGGGTTGGCGTACATCTCTGCGTGACACATCCGAGGGTCCTCACTCAAGTTACAGGATTCTAACATGCGAGAAGCGTCTCCCTCGAGCTTAA
- the LOC106342672 gene encoding ribulose bisphosphate carboxylase/oxygenase activase, chloroplastic-like isoform X1: MAAAVSPVQLSLNGSGAVAASVPATTFLGKKVVTSSRFSQSNKKSNGSSFKVVAVKEDKQTDGDRWRGLAYDTSDDQQDITRGKGMVDSVFQAPMGTGTHNAVLSSYEYISQGLKQYNLDNMIDGLYIAPAFMDKLVVHITKNFLTLPNIKVPLILGIWGGKGQGKSFQCELVMAKMGINPIMMSAGELESGNAGEPAKLIRQRYREAADMIKKGKMCVLFINDLDAGAGRMGGTTQYTVNNQMVNATLMNIADNPTNVQLPGMYNKEENARVPIIVTGNDFSTLYAPLIRDGRMEKFYWAPTREDRIGVCKGIFRTDKIKDEDIVKLVDQFPGQSIDFFGALRARVYDDEVRKFVEGLGVEKIGKRLVNSREGPPKFEQPEMTLDKLMEYGNMLVMEQENVKRVQLADQYLNEAALGDANADAIGRGTFYGKAAQQVNLPVPEGCADPAAKNFDPTARSDDGTCVYNF; the protein is encoded by the exons ATGGCCGCCGCAGTATCACCAGTC CAGTTGAGCTTGAACGGGTCGGGAGCAGTAGCTGCTTCAGTCCCAGCTACAACCTTCCTGGGAAAGAAAGTTGTAACATCATCAAGATTCTCCCAAAGCAACAAGAAGAGCAACGGATCATCATTCAAGGTGGTTGCTGTGAAAGAAGACAAACAAACCGATGGAGACAGATGGAGGGGACTTGCCTACGACACATCTGATGACCAACAAGACATCACCAGAGGCAAAGGTATGGTTGACTCTGTCTTCCAAGCTCCTATGGGAACCGGAACTCACAACGCCGTGCTTAGCTCCTATGAGTACATCAGCCAGGGTCTTAAGCA GTACAACTTGGACAACATGATCGATGGGCTTTACATTGCTCCGGCTTTCATGGACAAGCTTGTTGTTCACATCACCAAGAACTTCTTGACCTTGCCTAACATCAAG GTTCCACTTATTTTGGGTATTTGGGGAGGCAAAGGTCAAGGTAAATCCTTCCAGTGTGAGCTTGTCATGGCCAAGATGGGCATCAA CCCAATCATGATGAGTGCTGGAGAGCTTGAGAGCGGGAACGCAGGAGAACCAGCCAAACTTATCCGTCAAAGGTACCGTGAAGCAGCCGACATGATCAAGAAAGGAAAGATGTGTGTTCTCTTCATCAACGATCTTGACGCTGGTGCTGGCCGTATGGGTGGCACAACTCAGTACACAGTCAACAACCAGATGGTTAACGCAACGCTCATGAACATTGCTGACAACCCCACCAACGTCCAGCTACCAGGAATGTACAACAAGGAAGAAAACGCGCGTGTTCCCATCATTGTCACTGGTAACGATTTCTCCACTCTCTACGCTCCTCTCATCCGTGATGGACGTATGGAGAAGTTCTACTGGGCGCCGACTCGTGAAGACCGTATTGGTGTCTGCAAGGGTATCTTCAGAACTGACAAGATCAAGGATGAAGATATTGTCAAGCTTGTTGATCAGTTCCCTGGCCAATCCATTG ATTTCTTCGGTGCCTTGAGGGCTAGAGTGTACGATGATGAAGTGAGGAAGTTCGTTGAAGGACTCGGAGTGGAGAAGATAGGGAAGAGGCTGGTGAACTCGAGGGAAGGTCCTCCAAAGTTTGAGCAACCAGAGATGACACTTGATAAGCTTATGGAGTATGGAAACATGCTTGTGATGGAACAAGAGAACGTCAAGAGAGTCCAACTTGCTGACCAATACCTTAACGAGGCTGCTTTGGGAGACGCAAACGCGGACGCTATCGGCCGCGGAACTTTCTACG GAAAAGCAGCACAGCAAGTGAACCTTCCTGTGCCAGAAGGGTGTGCTGATCCTGCGGCTAAGAACTTTGATCCAACGGCTAGAAGTGACGATGGAACTTGTGTCTACAACTTTTGA
- the LOC106342672 gene encoding ribulose bisphosphate carboxylase/oxygenase activase, chloroplastic-like isoform X2, protein MAAAVSPVLSLNGSGAVAASVPATTFLGKKVVTSSRFSQSNKKSNGSSFKVVAVKEDKQTDGDRWRGLAYDTSDDQQDITRGKGMVDSVFQAPMGTGTHNAVLSSYEYISQGLKQYNLDNMIDGLYIAPAFMDKLVVHITKNFLTLPNIKVPLILGIWGGKGQGKSFQCELVMAKMGINPIMMSAGELESGNAGEPAKLIRQRYREAADMIKKGKMCVLFINDLDAGAGRMGGTTQYTVNNQMVNATLMNIADNPTNVQLPGMYNKEENARVPIIVTGNDFSTLYAPLIRDGRMEKFYWAPTREDRIGVCKGIFRTDKIKDEDIVKLVDQFPGQSIDFFGALRARVYDDEVRKFVEGLGVEKIGKRLVNSREGPPKFEQPEMTLDKLMEYGNMLVMEQENVKRVQLADQYLNEAALGDANADAIGRGTFYGKAAQQVNLPVPEGCADPAAKNFDPTARSDDGTCVYNF, encoded by the exons ATGGCCGCCGCAGTATCACCAGTC TTGAGCTTGAACGGGTCGGGAGCAGTAGCTGCTTCAGTCCCAGCTACAACCTTCCTGGGAAAGAAAGTTGTAACATCATCAAGATTCTCCCAAAGCAACAAGAAGAGCAACGGATCATCATTCAAGGTGGTTGCTGTGAAAGAAGACAAACAAACCGATGGAGACAGATGGAGGGGACTTGCCTACGACACATCTGATGACCAACAAGACATCACCAGAGGCAAAGGTATGGTTGACTCTGTCTTCCAAGCTCCTATGGGAACCGGAACTCACAACGCCGTGCTTAGCTCCTATGAGTACATCAGCCAGGGTCTTAAGCA GTACAACTTGGACAACATGATCGATGGGCTTTACATTGCTCCGGCTTTCATGGACAAGCTTGTTGTTCACATCACCAAGAACTTCTTGACCTTGCCTAACATCAAG GTTCCACTTATTTTGGGTATTTGGGGAGGCAAAGGTCAAGGTAAATCCTTCCAGTGTGAGCTTGTCATGGCCAAGATGGGCATCAA CCCAATCATGATGAGTGCTGGAGAGCTTGAGAGCGGGAACGCAGGAGAACCAGCCAAACTTATCCGTCAAAGGTACCGTGAAGCAGCCGACATGATCAAGAAAGGAAAGATGTGTGTTCTCTTCATCAACGATCTTGACGCTGGTGCTGGCCGTATGGGTGGCACAACTCAGTACACAGTCAACAACCAGATGGTTAACGCAACGCTCATGAACATTGCTGACAACCCCACCAACGTCCAGCTACCAGGAATGTACAACAAGGAAGAAAACGCGCGTGTTCCCATCATTGTCACTGGTAACGATTTCTCCACTCTCTACGCTCCTCTCATCCGTGATGGACGTATGGAGAAGTTCTACTGGGCGCCGACTCGTGAAGACCGTATTGGTGTCTGCAAGGGTATCTTCAGAACTGACAAGATCAAGGATGAAGATATTGTCAAGCTTGTTGATCAGTTCCCTGGCCAATCCATTG ATTTCTTCGGTGCCTTGAGGGCTAGAGTGTACGATGATGAAGTGAGGAAGTTCGTTGAAGGACTCGGAGTGGAGAAGATAGGGAAGAGGCTGGTGAACTCGAGGGAAGGTCCTCCAAAGTTTGAGCAACCAGAGATGACACTTGATAAGCTTATGGAGTATGGAAACATGCTTGTGATGGAACAAGAGAACGTCAAGAGAGTCCAACTTGCTGACCAATACCTTAACGAGGCTGCTTTGGGAGACGCAAACGCGGACGCTATCGGCCGCGGAACTTTCTACG GAAAAGCAGCACAGCAAGTGAACCTTCCTGTGCCAGAAGGGTGTGCTGATCCTGCGGCTAAGAACTTTGATCCAACGGCTAGAAGTGACGATGGAACTTGTGTCTACAACTTTTGA
- the LOC106342672 gene encoding ribulose bisphosphate carboxylase/oxygenase activase, chloroplastic-like isoform X3 translates to MAAAVSPVQLSLNGSGAVAASVPATTFLGKKVVTSSRFSQSNKKSNGSSFKVVAVKEDKQTDGDRWRGLAYDTSDDQQDITRGKGMVDSVFQAPMGTGTHNAVLSSYEYISQGLKQYNLDNMIDGLYIAPAFMDKLVVHITKNFLTLPNIKVPLILGIWGGKGQGKSFQCELVMAKMGINPIMMSAGELESGNAGEPAKLIRQRYREAADMIKKGKMCVLFINDLDAGAGRMGGTTQYTVNNQMVNATLMNIADNPTNVQLPGMYNKEENARVPIIVTGNDFSTLYAPLIRDGRMEKFYWAPTREDRIGVCKGIFRTDKIKDEDIVKLVDQFPGQSIDFFGALRARVYDDEVRKFVEGLGVEKIGKRLVNSREGPPKFEQPEMTLDKLMEYGNMLVMEQENVKRVQLADQYLNEAALGDANADAIGRGTFYG, encoded by the exons ATGGCCGCCGCAGTATCACCAGTC CAGTTGAGCTTGAACGGGTCGGGAGCAGTAGCTGCTTCAGTCCCAGCTACAACCTTCCTGGGAAAGAAAGTTGTAACATCATCAAGATTCTCCCAAAGCAACAAGAAGAGCAACGGATCATCATTCAAGGTGGTTGCTGTGAAAGAAGACAAACAAACCGATGGAGACAGATGGAGGGGACTTGCCTACGACACATCTGATGACCAACAAGACATCACCAGAGGCAAAGGTATGGTTGACTCTGTCTTCCAAGCTCCTATGGGAACCGGAACTCACAACGCCGTGCTTAGCTCCTATGAGTACATCAGCCAGGGTCTTAAGCA GTACAACTTGGACAACATGATCGATGGGCTTTACATTGCTCCGGCTTTCATGGACAAGCTTGTTGTTCACATCACCAAGAACTTCTTGACCTTGCCTAACATCAAG GTTCCACTTATTTTGGGTATTTGGGGAGGCAAAGGTCAAGGTAAATCCTTCCAGTGTGAGCTTGTCATGGCCAAGATGGGCATCAA CCCAATCATGATGAGTGCTGGAGAGCTTGAGAGCGGGAACGCAGGAGAACCAGCCAAACTTATCCGTCAAAGGTACCGTGAAGCAGCCGACATGATCAAGAAAGGAAAGATGTGTGTTCTCTTCATCAACGATCTTGACGCTGGTGCTGGCCGTATGGGTGGCACAACTCAGTACACAGTCAACAACCAGATGGTTAACGCAACGCTCATGAACATTGCTGACAACCCCACCAACGTCCAGCTACCAGGAATGTACAACAAGGAAGAAAACGCGCGTGTTCCCATCATTGTCACTGGTAACGATTTCTCCACTCTCTACGCTCCTCTCATCCGTGATGGACGTATGGAGAAGTTCTACTGGGCGCCGACTCGTGAAGACCGTATTGGTGTCTGCAAGGGTATCTTCAGAACTGACAAGATCAAGGATGAAGATATTGTCAAGCTTGTTGATCAGTTCCCTGGCCAATCCATTG ATTTCTTCGGTGCCTTGAGGGCTAGAGTGTACGATGATGAAGTGAGGAAGTTCGTTGAAGGACTCGGAGTGGAGAAGATAGGGAAGAGGCTGGTGAACTCGAGGGAAGGTCCTCCAAAGTTTGAGCAACCAGAGATGACACTTGATAAGCTTATGGAGTATGGAAACATGCTTGTGATGGAACAAGAGAACGTCAAGAGAGTCCAACTTGCTGACCAATACCTTAACGAGGCTGCTTTGGGAGACGCAAACGCGGACGCTATCGGCCGCGGAACTTTCTACGGTTAG